Genomic window (Flavobacteriales bacterium):
TTCGGTATCGGTGGGCTCATCCTGCTGGGCGGTGGTGGATTGGTGTACCGCATCGATAAAAGCGCCAGAAGGAGCGCTTCCGAGAGACGCCGCCCGTTTGCAGACCCAGGTGCTCCGTACCCAGATGAACCCGCACTTCATCTTCAACGCGCTCACCAGCATCAACAGCTACGTGCAAGAGAGCGAGCGCGAGTTGGCCAGCGGCTTCCTTACCAAGTTCGCCCGTCTCATGCGCTTGGTATTGGAGAACAGCAGGCATAACGAAGTGCCGTTGGTGCAGGACTTGGAGGCTTTGCGGCTCTATATGGAACTGGAGCAGTCTCGCATGAACGGCAAGTTCGAGTTCACGATAGAGGTCGATTCCTCCATCGATCAAGAAACTGCGCTCGTCCCCCCGCTCGTTATGCAGCCCTTCGTGGAGAACGCCATCTGGCATGGCATCTCCCGCAAGGAAGAAAAGGGGCATATCAGGCTTACGGTGAGTAAGGATGGCAAGCGTTTGATGATGACCGTTGAAGACGACGGCGTTGGGCGGCAACCGCGTGCAGGAACCGCACCCTCCGACGGCTCTTCTCCAAAGACCTCCTGGGAACGACCATCACGCAGGACAGGCTTGCGCTCTTGGGCAAGCAACGCGACGGTGACGCGGGGGTTCCGATATGTGGATGTGCCCATGGGCACACGGGTAGAAATGACAATACCCAGTAATTGATCGCTTAGTCTCAAATAGCGGGCAGGTAGCTTCGCAGTGAGTAGCATTCCTCCATGAACACCATGAGATATGTCCTGCTGGGGAGTTGGCCGGCGCTGGGGCAGAAGTTGAACTACAGGTGCTTGATGCGACAGGTTGTGAAGTTGCCTCTTCAAGACATCGCGTTGGGTTCTACGATGTGGGTCTCACCAGCCTTTCATCGGGAACCTATCTGGGGCATTGGGAGACCGGTTCGCAACAAGGAGGTACGCCGTTCATCGTGGCGAATTGAACGCGCGAGTTTCTAGTGAAGGAACGTATGCTGGTCCAAAGAGCTGGTGTTAGACTTCCCGTTTGGTAATCCAAACTTCCGAGCTAGTGCCTACTTTCAGGGCGTGCATCCTGGAGCAAAAGTTCTTCTGCTTGTGACATTCCTGGCTGTGCATTCGAGCTCTGCCAAACAAGGGATTGAAAAAGAGGATTCCCTCCGCTGAACCCCTTATAGAGCGGGAATCCATTGATGAGGTGTTATATGCAGCGCGAAAGTGGCTTGATACCCATCCTGATACCATTCCGGCCATGCTCGGCTCTTCGTGTCCGATGGGATCAGCTCTCATGGAACAAGCACGCGGCTCAGTGGCATCTTTGATGGCGGAGGCGAAGGCCAAGTTGTCTCGAATGCCCGAAGCCTTGGCGGCATGCGATTCGGCCGTGTGGTATGCCGAAAAGGTCGCGACCCCCACTGTCCTCGCCGAAGCGGACGTCATTCGCGGTCAGGTCTACGTCTGGTCCGGTGACCTTGATCGCGCCTCCAGATGCTATGAAACCGCCCTGACGCTTTTTTTCAAGTCGGGCAATCGCTCTCGAGCGGCCTATGCCACAAGGGAGCTGGGCTGGGTCTTGTACCTGCAGCGGCACTTCGATCTGGCCATGGAGCGCTACCGTGATGCGTTGGCCGAGTATCGGCGACTGAATGACCGAGGGGGAATGGCACGCGTATTCCGGAGCATGGGCCTTGTTCATTGTGATACTTCCGGAGACAAGACCTATCGTACCTGTGTGACCT
Coding sequences:
- a CDS encoding histidine kinase, whose product is MNPHFIFNALTSINSYVQESERELASGFLTKFARLMRLVLENSRHNEVPLVQDLEALRLYMELEQSRMNGKFEFTIEVDSSIDQETALVPPLVMQPFVENAIWHGISRKEEKGHIRLTVSKDGKRLMMTVEDDGVGRQPRAGTAPSDGSSPKTSWERPSRRTGLRSWASNATVTRGFRYVDVPMGTRVEMTIPSN
- a CDS encoding tetratricopeptide repeat protein translates to MEQARGSVASLMAEAKAKLSRMPEALAACDSAVWYAEKVATPTVLAEADVIRGQVYVWSGDLDRASRCYETALTLFFKSGNRSRAAYATRELGWVLYLQRHFDLAMERYRDALAEYRRLNDRGGMARVFRSMGLVHCDTSGDKTYRTCVTYFDSSIAICKEINDHYGLAATHSNMGSVFMYQDMLDRSKAHFDTALIHARESGDARLLASVSGTAGEYYLHTARPDEALRICSATMEAARSSGMLTLERDAALCVYNALRLLGKDRKANTALLVVHHTS